Proteins encoded by one window of Arachis ipaensis cultivar K30076 chromosome B04, Araip1.1, whole genome shotgun sequence:
- the LOC107636088 gene encoding uncharacterized protein LOC107636088, which yields MDTRRKPSTMAIECLEMFHGIDRTAFRMLTQVLHREVKQSLMVMAFLLSMETMRLNGIVQTAIKNEGWFMNSLAEECVICLQCLLSQEFSGVVEKSRKLETLGHVLKNELTLYQVHRMRSVLLTLIPDTLSNICSRILGDITMDAVWLEYQRNPKELLGFNTQDQCLSVAPEALNRHNNGRGLHMQQGGRQTEQDKGKQKYVCKELDDAERPKTLIVCFGRESMPIADGIAEFFCNLFGHVVQKVTVMPRRDKDSGDFAFVLFNDASIPRIIMGDKNVVQHTIQGMKSWIRWWTGTHYRCVN from the coding sequence ATGGATACTAGAAGGAAGCCCTCAACCATGGCAATCGAATGTTTGGAAATGTTCCATGGAATCGATCGAACTGCATTCAGGATGCTAACGCAAGTCCTTCACCGTGAAGTTAAACAGTCCCTGATGGTCATGGCATTTCTACTGTCAATGGAGACCATGAGACTGAATGGTATTGTGCAAACAGCCATAAAAAATGAAGGCTGGTTTATGAACAGTCTTGCCGAGGAATGTGTCATCTGTTTGCAATGCCTACTATCTCAGGAGTTCTCTGGAGTTGTGGAGAAATCCAGAAAACTCGAAACCCTCGGACACGTGCTGAAAAATGAGCTCACCTTATACCAGGTTCATAGGATGAGATCCGTCCTCCTAACGCTAATTCCCGATACCCTATCAAACATTTGCTCTAGAATTCTAGGCGACATAACAATGGATGCTGTGTGGTTGGAATATCAGAGGAATCCTAAAGAACTATTGGGTTTCAACACACAAGACCAGTGCCTATCGGTTGCACCAGAGGCATTGAATAGACATAACAATGGCCGAGGATTGCATATGCAACAAGGAGGAAGGCAAACTGAGCAAGATAAGGGAAAGCAGAAGTACGTCTGCAAGGAGCTGGATGACGCGGAACGTCCAAAGACACTGATCGTATGCTTCGGTCGAGAGTCCATGCCCATTGCAGATGGCATTGCTGAGTTTTTCTGCAACTTGTTTGGTCATGTGGTTCAAAAGGTGACAGTCATGCCTCGGAGGGACAAAGACTCGGGTGATTTTGCTTTTGTTCTTTTCAACGACGCATCAATCCCGCGCATTATCATGGGGGACAAAAATGTCGTTCAACATACCATACAAGGCATGAAAAGTTGGATCAGATGGTGGACAGGAACACATTATCGCTGTGTGAATTAG
- the LOC110271425 gene encoding F-box/kelch-repeat protein At3g06240-like produces MTKFQLPLPIIPDELLQEIFLRSSAKAVGRCMCLNKFWHRQLRQLETCIQHMRRQKVLDQHVLFHVGYSLLLMGSDSLYIVNAASGEEVHVQQPFGVGIHGWFRIVGVSNGNICFKFSREQDDTRLLVWNPTTQCSREISDPHRDHGRSYFPVYGFGHVPNSDAYTIIHMCKRDIADAYVFFSRYCSRRSTWFHCVDCLPGVEKIDPNSVFNNGHAYWITGTGDSYATPKSVLCYSIEDESFSEVSIPVGAIYTVHNLLTHKEKVALLAHTHNEFGYVAAIWHLIEDAGGNRILEQYYRFASRSIRENPILFVDDNLLLLVNNSKERELLVNYRYRELVLTEYDIEHGTRNLLVRRAWRYPETPHPITVKSTLKYFAGMFPV; encoded by the coding sequence ATGACTAAATTCCAACTTCCCTTGCCGATTATTCCGGATGAACTGCTACAAGAAATCTTCCTGCGAAGTAGTGCCAAAGCTGTAGGGAGATGTATGTGCTTGAATAAATTCTGGCACCGACAGCTACGCCAACTAGAGACATGCATACAACACATGCGAAGGCAGAAAGTGTTAGATCAACATGTTTTGTTTCATGTTGGATACTCACTACTGTTAATGGGTTCAGATTCACTATATATAGTGAATGCTGCTTCTGGAGAAGAGGTGCATGTTCAGCAACCTTTCGGAGTTGGCATCCATGGGTGGTTTCGTATTGTAGGAGTGTCAAACGGGAACATATGTTTCAAGTTCTCCCGTGAACAAGACGATACAAGACTTTTGGTATGGAATCCGACAACACAATGCTCTAGAGAGATTTCCGACCCCCACAGGGACCACGGTAGATCGTATTTCCCAGTATATGGTTTCGGTCATGTACCAAACTCAGATGCATACACAATCATACATATGTGCAAAAGGGACATAGCTGATGCCTACGTTTTTTTCTCTAGATATTGTTCAAGGCGTTCTACATGGTTTCACTGCGTTGATTGTCTCCCTGGTGTAGAAAAAATTGACCCTAACTCTGTTTTTAATAATGGTCATGCGTATTGGATAACTGGTACAGGAGATAGCTATGCTACACCCAAGTCTGTTTTATGTTACAGTATTGAAGATGAATCATTTAGCGAGGTGTCTATCCCAGTAGGTGCAATATATACCGTTCACAATTTACTAACCCACAAGGAAAAAGTTGCACTCCTCGCTCATACACACAATGAATTTGGTTATGTCGCAGCAATTTGGCACTTGATTGAAGACGCCGGTGGAAACAGAATATTAGAGCAATACTACAGGTTTGCGAGTCGAAGCATCAGAGAAAATCCAATACTATTCGTCGATGATAACCTACTTTTGTTGGTGAACAATTCAAAGGAAAGAGAGTTACTCGTCAATTACAGGTACAGAGAGCTTGTGTTGACAGAATATGACATCGAACATGGAACTAGAAATCTATTGGTGAGGAGAGCATGGCGATACCCAGAAACGCCACACCCGATCACAGTAAAGTCTACACTCAAGTATTTTGCAGGGATGTTTCCTGTCTAG